Proteins from a genomic interval of Toxoplasma gondii ME49 chromosome Ia, whole genome shotgun sequence:
- a CDS encoding hypothetical protein (encoded by transcript TGME49_294660), with product MRGCVSILNCPVVPALPPFRFFGCLDLGFAFSRCVISFASFQETLSSVSRASAVENRVTTLRSFSLSHFLGSGGRSSAGACRRDFLNLRGTARPSEGEDPLSLHAAFPFLRPLSLCLFLLRGLPSDDRQLPVCFLCTSCAAFPPNTKGTFQPPVLAVLPRSLSSPLRHPGTLERRPGAD from the exons ATGCGAGGATGCGTTTCCATCCTGAACTGTCCTGTGGTGCCAGCGTTGCCTCCGTTTAGATTTTTTGGTTGTTTGGATCTCGGCTTTGCGTTTTCGCGCTGTGTcatttccttcgcttcttttcagGAAACTCTTTCTTCGGTGTCTCGTGCGTCTGCTGTCGAAAATAGAGTTACTACTCTACgctctttttcgctttctcacTTTCTAGGCTCTGGCGGTCGCAGCTCTGCAGGCGCTTGTCGAAGGGACTTTTTGAACCTGCGGGGTACCGCCCGTCCGtccgagggagaagatccgctctctctgcatgcagcgtttccctttctgcgccctctctctctgtgtctcttcttgcttcgGGGCCTTCCTTCAGACGACAGACAGCTGCCTGTG TGCTTCCTCTGCACCTCTTGTGCTGCTTTTCCGCCCAACACAAAAGGTACTTTTCAGCCTCCCGTCCTCGCtgtccttcctcgctctctctcctctcccctgcGTCACCCGGGGActctggagaggagaccCGGAGCGGACTGA
- a CDS encoding translation initiation factor 3 subunit (encoded by transcript TGME49_294670), which translates to MAAERKWADFELDDDYELGDLVNTATGFETKPDEEGVKTVTTYTQTLRGETLKVTKRIKVIRKCQRINKDVYARKNIVPFGLDAADGDPSLSATTVRSHEEIIIEVPRSSKQRKFKEEEEEDDFYMGDLNPSKTSRDLRQKFRALREDDEAGAAGGDGDEETGLRSAGAGKYIPRARREGETLKDVENRRREECTIRVTNLSEDVKDEDLTELFGKIGKIDRIYLAKHKEKKCSKGFAFITYQRREDAVRAIRQLNRHGYDNLLLNVEWAKPSNRDR; encoded by the exons ATGGCGGCAG AACGCAAGTGGGCGGACTTCGAGCTCGACGACGACTACGAGCTCGGCGACTTGGTCAATACTGCGACCGGCTTCGAGACGAAGccggacgaagaaggcgtcaAGACCGTCACAACCTACACCCAGACTCTGCGCGGCGAAACTCTCAAG GTCACCAAGAGAATCAAAGTCATCCGCAAATGCCAGCGAATCAACAAGGATGTCtacgcgaggaagaacatTGTTCCCTTCGGCCTCGACGCAGCGGACGGGGACCCTTCCCTGAGCGCCACAACCGTCCG ATCTCACGAAGAAATCATCATCGAGGTCCCGCGCAGCAGCAAGCAACGCAAGTtcaaggaggaagaggaagaagatgactTCTACATGGGA GACCTGAATCCGTCGAAGACTTCCCGCGACTTGCGCCAAAAATTCCGTGCTctcagagaagacgacgaggcg GGCGCGGCTGGCGGCGACGGCGATGAGGAGACAGGCTTGCGTTCGGCCGGTGCTGGCAA GTACATCCCGCGCGCGCGGCGGGAGGGAGAGACCTTGAAGGACGTGGAAAACAGACGCCGCGAAGAGTGCACCATCCGAGTCACGAACTTGAGCGAAGACGTCAAGGACGAAGACCTCACAGAGTTGTTTGGAAAGATCGGCAAAATCGATCGCATCTACCTCGCGAAACACAA ggagaagaagtgcAGCAAAGGCTTTGCGTTTATCACCTaccagcgaagagaagacgcggtgCGGGCAATTCGACAACTCAACCGTCACGGCTACGACAACTTGCTCCTCAAC GTCGAGTGGGCCAAGCCGTCGAACAGGGACCGATAG
- a CDS encoding hypothetical protein (encoded by transcript TGME49_294680), with the protein MLDESSWEVADLGTQRGKWRKAQIGAAASKKQQKKEAGVHVRGACSVASPRVEFCLAQRDCICAPGEQTQRRTARDPDVGKRQRNASVVVESRGRQARGQAAWHSRVEVCAPTARRVDKKEVGWRARATPFARRSTKYLETKKKGRKSDQEDLGADRKPFESRCPLSVPGAFPHGESPEKKVKFRDVSPLFTRRFSRRLLRFNGKF; encoded by the coding sequence ATGCTCGACGAGTCTTCATGGGAAGTAGCTGACCTTGGCACTCAGCGAGGAAAGTGGAGGAAGGCCCAGATTGGTGCAGCAGCGTCGAAAAagcaacagaaaaaagaggcggGTGTCCATGTCCGCGGCGCCTGCAGCGTCGCTAGTCCTCGCGTCGAGTTCTGTCTCGCGCAGAGAGACTGCATCTGCGCACCGGGAGAGCAGACGCAACGCCGAACGGCTCGAGATCCAGATGTCGGCAAGCGACAAAGAAACGCGTCTGTGGTTGTCGAGTCACGAGGACGACAGGCGCGGGGTCAAGCTGCCTGGCACTCGCGCGTGGAAGTCTGCGCGCCCACCGCAAGAAGAGTGGACAAGAAGGAGGTCGGGTGGAGGGCGCGCGCGACGCCCTTCGCGCGAAGAAGCACGAAATACttggaaacgaaaaagaaaggcaggAAAAGCGACCAGGAAGATCTCGGCGCCGATCGGAAGCCTTTCGAAAGTCGGTGCCCGCTCTCCGTGCCCGGAGCGTTCCCCCATGGGGAGtctccagaaaagaaagtcAAGTTCCGCGAcgtttctccccttttcaCACGGAGgttttctcgccgtcttctgcgtttcaaCGGCAAGTTCTAG
- the ROM5 gene encoding rhomboid protease ROM5 (encoded by transcript TGME49_294690~Gene product name based on ToxoDB Community Expert Annotation.~Predicted trans-membrane domain (TMHMM2.0):322-345:497-520:523-546:557-580:583-606:668-691) has product MSSKGGSSRLGSKDLKKMTSRTERELRDSGRVRGEVERVEKRLRATAKVKEQPPTGDYKRRALASPGETAAPTFLVDSRGIPRKTSSTAPRKATLRPASSSPRLASSSRPTESTLPSSSSRALQGASSSSSSRPRRLHESASGRGGSGGSAGELRQEKKRLPELEAAEAAPASCVVELRDVTARKGRTSPATPPETAGSSVCGQGSHARTAEKLEEGTASHRDGSRRGSVDAETWATPGDGSSSHEFESSPQREERMQPQETGRRELSSEPRSGDLTKNGGDGGPRRHSCAWRKWREHMIQSFDITTHPFPPRGDGSPRRGKFLMIFLTSSVLFFVFLQELVLNVTTFNGRCMSPVLYPSHDAPESERTPRVISFGYGACEHNLGVSLFRREETKKDPRGRWTPGPLTERCASGRCASDDGWPSDLVQRGRAQRSPAAFDSPNPRVFSSLGALDTNKVRNYGEMFRVVWGMFLHGGWMHLLLNVSCQAQTLWILEPAWGFLRTLSLWIVGGVSGSLLSAVANPCTVTVGSSGAFYGLLGALVPFSIEYWDHIASPAWFLFCVSVLVMVAQFGNMVGVQGVDNNAHLGGLIGGLLFGFATIRSVHAFRWQGVAERMASSTLFWWMFPAEKRRSLREDNLQRVAREREERSSGRIPPPKFVWKFRGHEREWCVRFAAAVGLVTFWSVLWLYLLVPSYYESLSSPPGNFSFLGSTGCHCCRVQPFPGEEDKLPAFHPVRVNRGLFWCFVSEGVANLFCGRSSALNRGADVYGQTRQFEEALGDLPSARAGEAPLRIAKEEGESASVWQRLVKSAKKTYNAVLGNTTTPAAPSAAELAQQTRAGQ; this is encoded by the exons ATGTCGTCGAAAGGTGGATCTTCTCGGCTCGGCAGCAAGGACCTGAAGAAGATGACTTCTCGTACAGAGCGCGAACTGCGCGACTCCGGACGAGTGCGTGGCGAGGTGGAGCGAGTGGAGAAGCGACTTcgagcgacagcgaaggtGAAGGAGCAGCCCCCAACAGGAGACTACAAACGGCgcgccctcgcctctcctggAGAAACAGCCGCGCCGACGTTTCTCGTCGACAGCCGAGGAATTCCAAGAAAGACTTCTTCGACTGCGCCTCGCAAGGCTACTTTACgtcctgcgtcgtcttcgccgcgtcttgcttcctcttcgaggCCTACAGAGTCGACTttgccctcttcttcttctcgggcGTTACAgggagcttcttcttcgtcttcttcgcgcccCCGGCGCCTTCACGAGTCTGCCTCTGGAAGAGGGGGAAGCGGAGGATCAGCCGGCGAActgagacaggagaagaaaaggttGCCCGAGCTCGAGGCCGCGGAGGCGGCGCCCGCCTCCTGCGTCGTGGAACTCCGCGATGTGACTGCGAGAAAGGGACGCACGTCCCCCGCAACGCCTCCAGAGACTGCAGGCTCGAGTGTCTGCGGCCAAGGCAGCCATGCGAGAACGGCGGAGAAGCTCGAAGAGGGAACAGCTTCACACAGAGACGGCTCTCGACGCGGGAGCGTGGATGCGGAGACTTGGGCGACGCCGGGCGACGGGAGTTCCTCACACGAGTTCGAGTCTTCGCCACAACGCgaagagcgcatgcagccgcagGAGACCGGACGCCGAGAGCTCTCTTCAGAGCCGCGCTCCGGAGACTTGACGAAGAACGGAGGGGACGGCGGACCGCGCAGACACTCATGCGCGtggaggaagtggagagagcaCATGATACAATCGTTCGATATCACCACCCACCCTTTTCCTCCACGCGGAGACGGTTCCCCGAGAAGGGGGAAGTTTCTCATGATCTTCCTGACCTcctccgtcctcttcttcgttttccttcaaGA ACTCGTGTTGAATGTGACGACATTCAACGGCAGGTGCATGTCGCCGGTGCTGTACCCCTCGCACGACGCGCCTGAGTCGGAGCGGACG CCTCGAGTCATCAGCTTTGGGTACGGCGCCTGCGAGCACAATCTcggtgtgtctctgttccggagagaggagacgaagaaggatcCGAGAGGCCGGTGGACGCCAGGGCCGCTGACGGAACGGTGCGCCTCGGGGCGCTGCGCCAGCGACGATGGCTGGCCTTCTGACCTCGTTCAGCGAGGACGCGCGCAGCGCTCGCCTGCCGCGTTCGACTCTCCGAACC CTCGCGTCTTCAGTTCTCTCGGCGCTCTGGACACCAACAAAGTTCGGAACTACGGCGAGATGTTTCGCGTCGTTTGGGGGATGTTTCTCCACGGCGGCTGGATGCACCTGCTGCTCAACGTATCGTGTCAAGCTCAGACCCTCTGGATCCTGGAACCT GCCTGGGGATTTTTGCGAACGCTCTCGCTTTGGATCGTCGGCGGCGTTTCTGGAAGTCTTCTGAGCGCCGTGGCGAATCCTTGCACCGTCACAGTCGGATCGTCTGGCGCCTTCTACGGCCTCCTTGGAGCCCTCGTGCCGTTCTCCATCG AGTACTGGGATCACATCGCCAGCCCTGCCTGgttccttttctgcgtctcagtCCTCGTG ATGGTCGCGCAGTTCGGAAACATGGTTGGAGTCCAAGGAGTTGACAACAATGCCCATTTGGGTGGACTGATTGGCGGCCTTCTCTTCGGCTTCGCCACCATTCGCTCCGTTCATGCGTTCCG GTGGCAAGGTGTGGCGGAGCGCATGGCCTCGTCCACGCTATTCTGGTGGATGTTTcccgcagagaaaaggcgctCTCTTCGAGAGGACAATCTCCAGAGAG tggctCGTGAAAGGGAAGAACGGTCATCTGGGCGCATTCCTCCGCCGAAATTCGTTTGGAAGTTCCGCGGTCACGAGCGCGAGTGGTGCGTCCGGTTCGCAGCAGCTGTGGGCCTG GTCACCTTCTGGTCGGTGTTGTGGCTGTATTTGCTGGTTCCGTCGTACTACGAGTCTCTGAGTTCGCCGCCGGGCAACTTTTCTTTTTTGGGATCCACCGGCTGTCACTGCTGTCGAGTCCAGCCGTtccctggagaagaagacaagctTCCGGCGTTCCATCCAGTCCGTGTGAACAGAGGACTCTTCTGGTGTTTCGTCTCCGAGGGAGTGGCGAACCTTTTCTGCGGACGAAGCTCTGCGCTGAACCGCGGCGCAGATGTCTACGGACAAACGCGTCAATTCGAGGAAGCGCTGGGCGACCTCCCGAGCGCCCGAGCCGGCGAGGCTCCCCTCCGAAtcgcgaaggaagaaggcgagagcgcgaGCGTATGGCAGCGCCTAGTGAAGTCGGCAAAGAAAACGTACAACGCAGTTCTGGGCAACACCACGACGCCCGCAGCTCCTTCTGCGGCCGAGCTGGCACAGCAGACGAGGGCAGGCCAATAA